A single window of Nicotiana tomentosiformis chromosome 1, ASM39032v3, whole genome shotgun sequence DNA harbors:
- the LOC104096424 gene encoding probable LRR receptor-like serine/threonine-protein kinase RKF3 → MFPLLHIFLFLHLSFPSYVSSQQPNTTPCPLDFNALRNLINQSSKRPNLNSTTHCQYIRQGLRLVQSEYLRRTNSFFPPLTSAESCWNSYQFLVNDYVPNFDIRKSCGFQTSWISQGCMNITTRFEFESNVSVSALSNMVSSCNQSLENNSPCATCTTSFSGLASYLNGPSVGNVSDCTAYPSIYAAAFANQVGPTDEGTIKCLFAIDVTATASSGKGKKNVTIIVVVLVCGLVLVFVGFVYWFLWRRRKNRLAHKWNNRRIESNLSSRLDSISGSTTLIRFTIDEIKMATKNFSRVNIIGTGGYGNVYKGVLPGGVEVALKRFKNCSVAGDASFTHEVEVIASVRHVNLVALRGYCTATTPYEGHQRIIVCDLMKNGSLHDHLFGTRYEKLSWGIRQKVALGTARGLAYLHYGAQPGIIHRDIKASNILLDESFEPKVADFGLAKFTPEGMTHLSTRVAGTMGYVAPEYALYGQLTERSDVYSFGVVLLELLSGKKAIIEFNDGQPTLVTDWAWSLVREGRSLDVLEDNIPDLGPPEVVEKYVLVAVLCSHPQLYARPTMDQVVNMLDADIPVPNIPERPISLIADLDDIERSVSSSFSGNLSTAAGYQPYIIERETPLADSDSVKDRSLDKRL, encoded by the coding sequence ATGTTTCCCCTTCTTCATATCTTCCTCTTTCTCCACTTATCATTCCCTAGTTATGTATCATCCCAACAACCTAATACAACCCCATGTCCTCTCGATTTTAACGCACTTCGTAATTTGATAAACCAAAGTTCAAAACGCCCAAATTTGAACTCCACCACACACTGTCAATACATTCGTCAGGGCTTACGTCTTGTCCAATCTGAATATCTTCGCCGTACAAACTCTTTCTTTCCGCCACTCACATCCGCCGAATCTTGCTGGAACAGTTACCAGTTTTTGGTCAACGACTATGTACCCAACTTCGATATACGCAAATCTTGTGGTTTTCAAACTTCTTGGATCTCTCAGGGTTGTATGAATATCACTACTCGTTTCGAGTTCGAGTCTAATGTCTCTGTTTCAGCACTTTCCAACATGGTTTCTTCGTGTAATCAGTCTTTAGAGAATAATTCCCCTTGTGCCACGTGTACCACCAGCTTCTCTGGCCTTGCTTCTTACCTCAATGGACCTTCTGTTGGGAATGTTTCGGATTGTACGGCTTACCCTTCTATTTATGCTGCAGCTTTTGCTAATCAGGTTGGGCCCACTGATGAAGGTACTATAAAATGCTTGTTTGCTATTGATGTTACTGCTACTGCTAGTTCAGGAAAAGGTAAAAAGAATGTGACTATTATTGTTGTGGTTCTAGTTTGTGGATTGGTTTTAGTGTTTGTGGGGTTTGTTTATTGGTTTTTGTGGCGGCGGAGGAAAAATAGATTGGCTCATAAGTGGAACAATAGGAGGATTGAGAGTAATTTGAGTTCTCGTTTGGATTCGATTAGTGGAAGTACTACTTTGATTAGGTTTACTATCGATGAAATTAAGATGGCAACGAAGAATTTTTCGAGGGTGAATATAATTGGGACAGGAGGATATGGAAATGTGTACAAAGGTGTGTTGCCTGGTGGGGTTGAAGTAGCTTTGAAAAGATTCAAGAATTGTTCAGTTGCTGGGGATGCAAGTTTCACACATGAAGTTGAGGTTATTGCTAGTGTTAGGCATGTTAATTTGGTAGCTTTGAGAGGATATTGCACTGCTACAACTCCTTATGAGGGTCACCAGAGGATTATTGTTTGTGATTTGATGAAGAATGGGAGTCTACATGATCACTTATTCGGGACGCGATATGAGAAATTAAGTTGGGGTATTAGGCAGAAAGTTGCACTTGGTACTGCTAGAGGTTTGGCTTACTTGCATTATGGAGCACAACCGGGTATTATTCATAGGGATATTAAAGCTAGTAATATTCTTTTAGATGAGAGTTTTGAGCCTAAGGTGGCGGATTTTGGATTAGCAAAGTTCACTCCTGAGGGAATGACGCATTTGAGCACTCGCGTAGCAGGGACGATGGGATATGTAGCACCCGAGTATGCTTTATATGGCCAGTTGACAGAGAGGAGCGACGTTTATAGCTTTGGGGTTGTGCTTCTTGAGCTTTTAAGTGGCAAGAAAGCAATAATAGAGTTTAATGATGGGCAGCCGACGCTTGTGACTGATTGGGCATGGTCATTAGTTAGGGAAGGTAGATCATTAGATGTTCTTGAAGACAATATTCCGGATTTAGGCCCTCCAGAAGTTGTGGAGAAGTATGTATTAGTAGCTGTTCTTTGTTCCCACCCACAATTGTACGCGAGGCCAACAATGGACCAGGTTGTTAACATGTTGGACGCGGACATACCTGTTCCAAATATACCAGAGAGACCAATTTCTCTCATTGCGGATCTTGATGACATTGAAAGGTCTGTTAGCAGTAGTTTTTCTGGTAATCTGTCCACTGCTGCAGGCTATCAGCCATACATAATTGAGCGCGAGACACCCCTAGCAGATAGTGATTCTGTCAAGGACAGATCATTGGATAAAAGATTGTGA